A part of Palaemon carinicauda isolate YSFRI2023 chromosome 8, ASM3689809v2, whole genome shotgun sequence genomic DNA contains:
- the LOC137645011 gene encoding uncharacterized protein, which translates to MSDSLDTAVEDPLSLLAASIPGGGIPGEDYPILSSIPETSFSCEDHDFPGYFADTAQEASCQVFHICQRDGRFDSFLCPNGTVFNQRFFVCDWWFNVDCAASDMFTSLNAEIGREGIIRSSANMKYSKTPKYRNQRPADDQYMAKNMHKSLLMGLQDIRSHSQHYSRPASTPMTSHNYVLNHNYGLSKDSVPNMDYEQSNQNYEPSNTPALAYGPPFRNSGRSQRFESSSLPNQNYGPPVVSVNNYEPRTTSPLIYGPPVNSRNNNKYEPPIVPAQNYKLPNGLNQNYGPPTSPNEKYRISHNSAPAQSTGKKHMRN; encoded by the coding sequence ATGAGTGACAGTTTGGACACCGCTGTGGAAGACCCACTTTCTCTCTTAGCCGCCAGCATTCCAGGAGGTGGTATACCTGGAGAAGACTACCCTATCTTGTCTTCTATTCCTGAAACGAGCTTTTCATGTGAAGACCATGATTTTCCGGGCTACTTTGCCGACACTGCCCAAGAAGCTTCTTGTCAGGTGTTTCATATCTGTCAACGAGATGGACGTTTCGACTCGTTCCTATGCCCCAACGGGACTGTCTTTAATCAGCGTTTTTTCGTTTGCGATTGGTGGTTCAATGTTGACTGTGCTGCATCCGATATGTTTACAAGCCTCAACGCCGAAATTGGAAGGGAGGGGATAATTCGATCGTCtgcaaatatgaaatattctaaaactCCCAAGTATAGAAATCAGAGACCTGCAGATGATCAATACATGGCCAAAAACATGCATAAGTCTCTCTTGATGGGATTACAAGATATTCGGTCTCACAGTCAGCATTACAGCAGACCAGCATCCACTCCTATGACTTCTCACAATTATGTTCTTAATCATAATTATGGACTATCTAAGGACTCTGTTCCAAACATGGACTATGAACAGTCCAATCAGAACTATGAACCATCAAATACACCAGCTCTTGCATACGGTCCACCCTTTCGCAATTCTGGTCGTAGCCAACGTTTTGAATCTTCCTCATTGCCTAATCAGAATTATGGACCACCAGTTGTTTCTGTAAACAATTACGAACCACGAACTACATCGCCTTTGATATATGGGCCGCCTGTAAattctcgtaataataataaatatgaaccaCCCATTGTGCCTGCCCAAAATTACAAACTCCCCAATGGACTAAATCAAAATTATGGACCTCCTACATCCCCCaatgaaaaatatagaatttcTCACAATTCTGCACCTGCTCAGTCAACGGGTAAAAAGCATATGAGGAACTAA